The endosymbiont of Bathymodiolus septemdierum str. Myojin knoll sequence TTGATTTGACGGGTAACAACTGCCTCGGTGTTGCCGGACTCTCTTTCCTCTAATAATTCACCAATGCAAAATAACGGGGTTAGGTCGTTATCAAGTGCGGCTTTTACTTTGTTGGCAACAATTTCATCAGTTTCACCGTATAAACTTCTACGCTCAGAATGACCAACAATAACATATTCAGCGCCAAAATCTTTAATCATATCTGCACTTATTTCGCCAGTGAAGGCACCTGATGCATTAACATTAAGGTCTTGTGCACCAAGGTTTAATTGTGAATGCACTGCTAACGCCTCAACTTGGGACAGATAAGGTGAAGACGCACATACAATTACTTTTGCGTTTTTTACATTATGTAGCCCCTCAAGAATGCCCACAACCAAGGTATTGACGGTTTCTTTTGAGGCGTTCATCTTCCAATTGCCTGCTACGATTGTTTGACGCATAATGATTATCTACTGTAAAAAATGAGTGATTTTACTCTAACTGATACTAAAAATCAATCAGTGCGATGATTTTGAACCAAAATAAAGCGCCAAGGAAACCATTAAAATACCAAAAGCAAAGTACATTAAATCAAGTGCCTCTGTAAACCCCATTGATAGTGAAACCTCAAAAAATGTTACCACTAAAATCATCAATATAACTTTAGCAAGTTTTTCTTTTAAATCATCAAGCGAGTTAATTACCAGCACTTTTGATGAACGCTCGCTATTTTTAGCATCGTCAATATCACTAATAAACAATTCATACAAGCCCAATGAAAATATCAACAAAATAGTTGCCAACAAAAATCCATCAATAGCACCTACAGTATGGGCAACCATTTCAATTTTTAAAATTTTTCGCGCTTCAGCGCTCGCATTAACATAGTCGCCAACATGGGTAAG is a genomic window containing:
- a CDS encoding YqhA family protein, whose product is MRMLEIVFEKILWNSRLMVIVAVIASLLLSLLLFVITAVDVVALLTHVGDYVNASAEARKILKIEMVAHTVGAIDGFLLATILLIFSLGLYELFISDIDDAKNSERSSKVLVINSLDDLKEKLAKVILMILVVTFFEVSLSMGFTEALDLMYFAFGILMVSLALYFGSKSSH
- the tpiA gene encoding triose-phosphate isomerase, with translation MRQTIVAGNWKMNASKETVNTLVVGILEGLHNVKNAKVIVCASSPYLSQVEALAVHSQLNLGAQDLNVNASGAFTGEISADMIKDFGAEYVIVGHSERRSLYGETDEIVANKVKAALDNDLTPLFCIGELLEERESGNTEAVVTRQINAVIAKVGIEAFKNIIVAYEPVWAIGTGVTATPQQAQDTHAFIRSLLAENDADIAQTTPILYGGSMNPANAEELIACEDIDGGLIGGASLKAEDFLSICKAG